A genomic region of Acidobacteriota bacterium contains the following coding sequences:
- a CDS encoding tryptophanase, producing MPTHTIIEPFRIKSVEPIRRTTREERQKLLEAAGYNLFLIASRDILIDLLTDSGTNAMSTEQWAAMMRGDESYAGAPSFERFRDSVQAITGFKHVIPTHQGRAAERILFSVLCKKGDVVPNNTHFDTTRANCEAAGAEALDLPIAEALTPSLRHPFKGNMDTPRLEHTIAQTGRDRVPLVMLTATNNSGGGQPISLANIRAVKDICRRYNIPLYLDACRFAENAYLIKLREPGYADWTPRAIAQEMFRLADGCTMSAKKDGIANIGGFLCTNDDAVAQQEKNLLILTEGFPTYGGLAGRDLEAIAVGLNEALDEDYLNYRIASTAYLGEHIAAAGVPIVQPPGGHAIYVDARAFLPHVPPAQFPGVALAAELYLEGGIRSVEIGTLMFDRAAKMDLLRLAIPRRVYTQSHIDYVVEVILEVWRRRQSIRGLELTYEAPFLRHFSARLRPAHS from the coding sequence ATGCCGACTCACACCATCATCGAACCGTTCCGCATCAAGTCGGTCGAGCCGATCCGCCGCACCACGCGTGAAGAACGCCAGAAGCTGCTCGAAGCCGCCGGCTACAACCTCTTTCTCATCGCCTCGCGCGACATCCTGATTGACCTGCTCACCGACTCCGGCACCAACGCCATGTCCACCGAGCAGTGGGCCGCCATGATGCGCGGTGACGAGAGCTACGCCGGCGCGCCAAGCTTCGAGCGTTTCCGCGACTCGGTACAGGCCATCACCGGCTTCAAACACGTGATTCCGACGCATCAGGGCCGGGCCGCCGAGCGCATTCTCTTCAGCGTGCTGTGCAAAAAGGGCGATGTCGTCCCCAACAACACCCACTTCGACACCACGCGCGCCAACTGCGAAGCCGCCGGCGCCGAAGCGCTCGACTTGCCCATCGCCGAGGCGCTGACGCCCTCGCTGCGGCATCCCTTCAAGGGCAACATGGATACCCCCCGGCTCGAACATACCATCGCGCAGACCGGCCGCGACCGCGTGCCGCTAGTCATGCTGACGGCCACCAACAACTCCGGCGGCGGCCAGCCCATCTCGCTCGCCAACATCCGCGCCGTGAAAGACATCTGCCGGCGCTACAACATTCCGCTCTATCTCGACGCCTGCCGCTTCGCCGAAAACGCCTACCTCATCAAGCTGCGCGAACCCGGCTACGCCGATTGGACGCCGCGCGCCATCGCGCAGGAAATGTTCCGCCTCGCCGACGGCTGCACCATGTCCGCCAAAAAAGATGGCATCGCCAACATCGGTGGCTTCTTATGCACCAACGACGACGCCGTTGCCCAGCAGGAAAAGAATCTGCTCATCCTCACCGAAGGCTTCCCGACCTACGGCGGCCTCGCCGGCCGCGACCTCGAAGCCATCGCCGTCGGTTTGAACGAGGCGCTTGATGAGGACTACCTCAACTACCGCATCGCCTCCACTGCCTATTTAGGCGAGCATATTGCCGCCGCCGGAGTGCCCATCGTCCAGCCGCCCGGCGGCCACGCCATTTACGTAGACGCCCGTGCATTCCTACCGCACGTTCCGCCCGCGCAATTCCCCGGCGTTGCGCTCGCGGCCGAGCTGTATCTGGAGGGCGGCATCCGCTCAGTCGAGATCGGCACCCTCATGTTCGACCGGGCCGCCAAAATGGACCTGCTGCGCCTGGCCATCCCGCGCCGTGTCTACACGCAGTCGCATATCGACTACGTGGTCGAAGTGATTCTCGAAGTCTGGCGCCGCCGGCAATCGATTCGCGGCCTGGAACTGACGTATGAGGCGCCCTTCCTGCGCCACTTCAGCGCCCGGCTGCGACCCGCTCATTCATAG
- a CDS encoding DUF2191 domain-containing protein: MKTTVDLPDDLMIEVKVAAARRRCTLRQFFEQALRREAHIGPPKPKKPRPFKWHTYPGGLAPGFDVANRERMYEWFARELGEK, translated from the coding sequence ATGAAAACCACGGTGGATCTGCCGGACGATCTCATGATCGAGGTCAAGGTGGCAGCGGCGCGGCGACGGTGTACCCTGCGGCAATTTTTCGAGCAAGCATTACGCCGCGAAGCGCACATCGGCCCGCCGAAGCCGAAAAAGCCGCGCCCCTTCAAGTGGCACACTTATCCTGGAGGATTGGCACCCGGCTTCGACGTCGCGAATCGCGAAAGGATGTATGAATGGTTCGCCCGAGAGCTCGGAGAAAAGTGA
- a CDS encoding PIN domain-containing protein: MVRPRARRKVIAIDTNLLVYAAGQTSPQHEAAQAAIEQARSHPEGWGVPFPVIAEFWSVITGRSAGARPATPAEAAWILADLGAAGAQLWFPTPGTESALRDLARKLDVRGARIFDLQIALIARENGARELWTHDAGFMPIPGLRLRDPL, encoded by the coding sequence ATGGTTCGCCCGAGAGCTCGGAGAAAAGTGATCGCGATCGACACCAACCTGCTGGTGTACGCAGCCGGCCAGACCTCGCCGCAGCATGAAGCGGCACAGGCGGCGATCGAGCAGGCGCGTTCGCATCCCGAAGGTTGGGGTGTACCCTTCCCGGTCATCGCCGAGTTTTGGAGCGTGATCACGGGACGCAGCGCGGGAGCGCGACCGGCCACACCGGCCGAGGCGGCGTGGATTTTGGCTGATCTGGGCGCCGCCGGAGCGCAACTCTGGTTTCCGACTCCAGGAACCGAATCGGCATTGCGCGATTTGGCCAGAAAACTGGATGTTCGCGGCGCCCGCATTTTTGACCTGCAGATCGCGCTCATTGCGCGCGAGAACGGGGCGCGCGAATTGTGGACGCACGATGCCGGCTTTATGCCGATTCCCGGGCTGCGGCTGCGCGACCCGCTCTAA